gtgcagccagtgacacaggcggggggtcagactgtcgggggcataagctggctggccgctggctcttggtttgactggcgtggggcagagttaaaggctgggccacacgaggtaaacactttatctgtgtggctactgagaagaaggggcgcggctttaaagaaggagcctggcagagaagagcagtattgattgctctattggctggggagaagtggaggtgggggcactgctgagcacatggtagcgtgccgagcaccggggactgagtcgggaggtaatataatatataaaaaaaaaatcatggtcacggtagcagcggcgggggaatgcgcctcaccacctcatggcgccttaCCACCTCATGgcaccccaggcaaccgcctatacttgcctggtgggtgagacgcccctgagtTATATTCATGCATAATAACATGCCTGTCTATTTTCTTGAATTCCGTTGCTATGATTGGCCTCCCTGGTATGGTTGTTAATGTGGATTTTGGTTATGAGGTCTCGAGGTTCAgagattttttattatttttattttgttagaaAGCCCTCTAAAACAACCGGCTGATATCTCCTCTACAGGTGGGCTTTGGGTCATTTCTGTTGGTTGATGAAGATGAGACTGCTGTGGTGGAAGGTCTCCGTGTGTCCCCCTGGTTACGAGGACAAGGTGTAGCTGGAATGATTCAGAAATTTTGCATAGAGAAACTTCGTGTTGACCATCCAAAAGTGAAAAGAATCCTCCTGACGCATGTAAATCGTCCTTCACCGGCCATGCTAAAGAAGTACAGACTCATCCACTCTAAGGTCCTCTATACCATCTTACTTGTAGTGTTTCCTGTGTCTTGTGCTATAAATTCACTAATGTTAATGAGAACCAGTCATAAATGATCAATTGTAGTAATCTGAACACAATTTTTTATACTGCCAAAATAATGAAATCTTACTTGCTCAGGAATTGATGCACAAGCATGGGCATCCACACATTGGGCAAAATGCGGAAGCCGgttcatcctcccccccccccccccactgcctatCATGTATCAGGTAGCATGCCAGCAGTCAGCATCAGACCttcgatcagccggcgaccagtgagaAGAGGTCACTAGGACCTCACGGACACCGCACTAatgtgcagaagtgatgtcatatTTCACTTCTGCATATGCAGCGCGGTGTCCACAGGGGGTACCATGCGCCCGCTTCTCTCTGGCCGCCGGATGATCAGAGGTCTGACACAAAAAAGAAGGAGACACTGagagccaatatagtgtagtatgtactggaaatgAGGTATGGATGAGTAAGTATAAtgttatatactcacaaaccagggttaccgtccaggcaacgactataaaggcaggtgaggagattagacctgtcctcactcaggattaagaagcccCTCTCTGTAGAGATGGAGAAAGAGAAtccaattcccctccaccagggctgGACACAATAAGGATGtaatggaacagaggcgccaaaatgataaaaactattttttaaaacgtttaaaatggaGTAGGCCAAGGTGAACCTACCCCTCCAACGTGGACACAAAAGATTGCCGATTTAGACAACAatggtttatttacatactccaaaaaaaggtgcaacgcgtttcgtgggtatatcccacttcctcaggcagtacAAGGGAGCATATAACTGTGAACAGAGAGGCTTCGCTAAGTACACATATGCATAacattcaggtatactttaattcGTAACATAGCATGAATTTTTAGAAAGTTACAAAAAGTCCTACACAGTGCGATAATGCATGCAATATAAGGGTACAGGGAAACATTATTGTGGTGTAATCTATGAGTGTAATCTAATATAATTtgggattagacacaaatgacacAAATGAAAGGGAATTAAAcaagctaaactctgtaaatacatatatGGCACAtttttctgtgcaagagttcaggtccacaaatAAGCATCTGATTATCTACTGAGTGCTGAGGCTATTGGTTCtataaaagtgcccatacatcagtcgatgtatataggcagattgatGATGAAACAGATCTTGCTCTGATCAAATATTATCAGAAATCTTACCTGTCTTCCAGCCTGACTCTCAGCCTAGCGTTGCAACCTCCACCACCTGCTTGGTTGCCTCCCAAATCAAAAAATCCCGCTCCCCCCCGATGCCTGTGCTCTGTAAAATCTCACCTGCCATTTCCACCAATacctgtgacatcacacacacgcctGGTGCCACGTGGCCTAGGCCACGTGGCACAGGCTATCACGGTGATGGAAGGACACCTATGACGCAGTATGGCAGTAATGGCAGGGGAGGCCAGAAATCATGCCAGTGAGATTTTAAAACACTGCACATGGGCACAAGTGGACATTTTACACTTGGGGGACAGTGGCCAGGGGGCCGTCAGGTATTTCGGTTATCATATCATCAAATGCTGCTACCACTGTACAACAGATTGAGCACTGGGGACCAAGATTTTATAGCATGTTTGAGCGATCCTTTAGACCAGGGgttcccaaacattttgggtcgagggccgggtcaacatacttcagactgctggggggggggggggggggcagagaataCATAGAatggaagtctttgcgggccagacagtgaagcatacccaggtgacaacctacagtggacagcagtgtcacctgatgtggaatttgattggaaaccagcaaattacttctTTCTGGATTTCATGTGGATAGGTGGTGCCAGCacggctattctatatgcggaccaccaatatataaagatgtagctgaccacacctataagtaatacattttgtgtgtgggggcgggtAAAAaaccctcagggggccacattcggcccatgggccttagtttgaggaccacagcTTTAGACCAATTTCGATTGGGTAAACATGTTGTAGCACTCCAGGTTGATCAGCTCTCAAAATCACCTAATGTATGGGcagcttaaccactttaggaccacaggcttacaccgccctagtgaccaggacatttttcacaaatcagtgctgtgcagctttgGCAGcgtgctgcacagccatacaactcagcacacaaatgaatctaacCTCTTTTTCTTGTCCTTAACAGGTTTtactttggaggtgtctgattgcTGGTGCAatcgttttttaaattttaaattaaaaaaataagcattttacTTCcaatcccctccctctccctcctaaaTTGACATAGGACGGCGATCTGTCCTCTTCcccgctgatgcctatgagagggcttTCAATgcgagccactctgagggacagccgagtgccagctgtacagcgctgcgctacatcgcagagctgtacaaatgtaaacaaaggtgttttttccccctttcaTTTACCTCCAGGACGTCAGGACTTGACACCTATTGGCCTTAGGCGGTCGTAAGGTGGATAAAgctggattgtcagccacaacatCAAATTCCATTTTAACACTGCACTGTGTTAATAATGCTGCCACgaatctcaccttgcagtgcaagCTCTCCATTCTATTCAGAAATGTCTGGGCAACTGACATTATCTTTTCTCAGTTACCCAGGCTCTATTGTCTCGCTGTTGCCAGACAATAGTAGAGAGGGAAGACAGTAGAGAGGGAAGCTTATCATCTTCCCTCCCACAATCCTGCTCCTCTCTGACTGGGCTGAGCACACTGCAGTGTGGCAGGCttggctgaaacatgatcctgtgCTCACATGTGATTAGCAAGCAAGCCAGAATGACacagcagattggaggagaactaagagaagaaatgacatcaggatttagcttcagactgtgggaaaaagacatggagactgccaggaacagaactctcttcatttactatatacaattcactgaaatcaaaacgtggacagtatgatacacctgttatgtaaatagattgagtatttatctacttatatatgtgttttttttttcctggcaaagTATGGCTGACCTCctgttttaaaaaggaaatttaatccaggattgaacttcatctcaagcaGTAGCTGTAGCACCTTTCCCACcacaaatctttaccttttctagaaTAGATCATCTATGTCATTGTGGCTGATATTGGGGCTTCTACAGTAATATcatgagatagatagatagatagatagatagatagatagatagatagatagatagctttCAAACTCAGTCCATACAAATAAAATACTTACAATGTAACatactgatttattttttaaaaccagTTTGATAAATTCTGTGTTCTCTATCTTTCTTCTACCAGGCTGTGGTGACTATGATTCTTCCTTTTGACCAGATTGAGGGTACCATCAAACTGTTGGAGTCTCGTCTTGGCAATGTTGGACAGTCAAATAATTACACTATTCTGGAACCTAGTGAAGTGCTTAGACTCTTTGAAGGAACAAAGACAACAGAAGAGCTTCTACCTGGGGGTCTCCTGGTCCAACATTGGCTTCCTCTCACTGCTCAGAGGTCTAACTTGGAAATGCTTCTTAAAAAGGGGATTGTTTGGATGTATTCTGCAGTCCAGAATTCTAGTATTTTGTCGCTGTCTACTAAAAATGATGCTATGGATATTGCAAACAGGCATCAACCTGAAAACAATGCAGACAAAGAAGAAACCAATAGTTCTCATCCTTTATCTTTATCATCCCCAACAACTTCTCAAAGAGGGTTCCTCAGCCTCGGAACACCACTATTCCCAATACCCTACGGTGAAGCCACCTATTGCCTAGACATTGACATGTTCGGAGTTGACCCAGCATGTGCTAAGATCCATGTTGTACAGCAGCTTAAGTTGTCCATACAAGACCTCCCTGTGGGCAGTAATATAATCTGCCttgtgtatgcagaggagagtctTCGGACTGAACTCAACCACTTGTTTGAAGGACAGACACCATTCATTCTAGCAACCGATGAGGTGATCCTGGAGATGGACATTCGAGGCGCTTGAAGGACACCTTCAAAATCAGTATTATCTTTAGAAGTCTTTAGAAATTTATAAGATTGAAAATCAAACTTGAAGAGTACCTGAACTGATATGTGCCATGCAGGTTGATtcgttaaggcccggttcacactagtGTTATGTGTGAAACCGGGCCGTATGTCCATGTCCAGGGGGGGGTCCGGGTCTCGTACTGGGACCGTACGGATCCTgagggatccggtcaggttgcggaCAAAAAAGTATCAGTTTGGCATCCGGAAAGTAACACTTCCGGATTGCCGATACTGTACTTTAAACAGGTGCGGCAGCATGGGGGGAGTACAGGACAACAGcccacaatacaataataaacaTACCTGGGCTGTTGTCCTGTTAGCgctgcctcctccccccccccatctgtccaTACCTGGACCCCCCATGTGGCAGAGGACGGGTGCCGTAAGCACCtgttcctattgccagtgtgatgggaAACTTCCGTTTCTCTTCACTTCCTATGGTGCGGGGAAAATGGTCAGGTTCCGGGCCAGGTGCGGCGGCCGGAGCTGCGttccggaaaaatgctgcatgttggaaaaatcctgAACGCAGCCTGGACcgcagaccggatccggatcctGACAGACGGAcgggtgtgaatggatacattgaataacaatgtatccattcacatccgggtccgtttgtacagtatacggtgcgTCCGGGTCCGGGGAAACCGGACCTGGaacacaagtgtgaaccgggcctaagtgtgcTAAACCTACCACACAGAACAGTGCGGGAGAAAATTAACACAGTAGTggccgcgctagtgaagtatcgcggtcgtGCTACAGGACATCGTGTAGCAATTAGAAGGATCGTGCATAACTTAACAGTGCGCTGCACTGACAGGACTAAGCTTAGCGTGCGCACGCTGATTTTAATCCGGGCTGCTTTTGCACGGTAGGATTAAAGCACTTTAGAGAATAAAAACTGATAATTAGACAAAAATGTGTATTTACAGTCCCAAGCCTGCATATTACtgggctgtgttcttttttttccattctctcACTGTAAGGGTAAACATTCAAGAGCTCTGAAGTcacgcctggtacacaccatgcattttgattggccaatcactgaccaaaatAAAGCCTGGTACAGCTGGTACCAATTACcgaccaatttaaccacttccatgtagtacaagggccaacagatatttaatactatgagcagattgtgtcggtaatggtaaaccctcatactacacaaaggtggtaaaattggtcagtgattagccaatcatagATGAAAGTGTGTACCGGGCTTTACCACCTCAATGAAGTATGAGagtttgcctacacaatctgttcataatattcaaaatctgatgaaccctcatactacatggaggtagagAAGGTGTGTACTGAGCTTTATTCAGACTAAAGAAATGGCTGAACTTCATTTGTGACAGGGAGGAGTCTGCTgatggttgcttagcaaccttttCACCTCACCCAGACCTTCCTGGACCTTTCATTGCAGGTAGAGGTGAATAGGGGAATGTACCGTTACTGGCGCAATTGTAATATTTGATGGACCTGTGCCAGAATAATTCCTGTTAgaaaagtcagtcatgtgacccaggaatGACTTCAGAAAACAAGCAGTTGGTCTTGCAGAGGGATTGGCCAGGACCAGACATCAAAGAGCCCTGATAGGCATACTCCTATTTTACTATTGAAAAGATATTGTTCTACAATGGAAGAATACTGAACCACCTGGTTTACAGTATTGGAAAAAACTAGTCAATAGTTCAGTTCACTTGTATAAGGCTgcgttagagatgagcgtaatgatataattacgattttgcgaaatttcgcgtaattagtgtaattacgattatggccgtaagtacataatcgtaatgaagaaggatttcgcgaaattccgcgttagcgtaatttttgcgtaattttcgcattacagtgggtatcgcgaaattacgtttgccttgcatgctaccgtttgtaagcgtagttacataacgtaatttcgcgatagttcatattactgtaagcgttaatttttgcGTAGTTTTCACGTTACGGAATGCTGAGTTGTTTTTCGAGACTTCGAGAAGCGAAAAGTTCGGCGAATATCTTCACGTTAATTTTCACATTACGAGGAGTCCGCGATAGTTGCCCCTGATACTGTCTACAtgtgctatttcgcatataaaattcgccatgtagtgatatttcgcatcaaaattcgccatgcagacgaaaacgTGAAAAAATTAAGCTAAATTTCGCGAAAATTAAGCGATCCTGAAAATGGCATCTTCGCAtcgctttggcgaaaattcgcgagcaaccctgctaacaagtaattacgaaatttgcGAATTTacgaattatataggtagaaaaaaacaacgttttgtaagaaataataccttttaatggctaactaatagagttaaatgatgctctgtaccgtgttagccaaacaaattatataggtagaaaaaaacaacgttttgtaagaaataatgccttttaatggctaactaatagagttaaatgatgctaaTAGAATTAAACGaatttacgaagaaatgcgaaattccgttatggtttaacgcgaaattacgttatgaacgaaacgtgaaattacgcgttgaaaattacgcttatggtattttcaagtacgattttaatggcaattacgctaccataatttcgcatcgtaatagcaaatttcgcatgcgtaattatagtaacgcaaaatttcggctcaacactaggcTGCGTACATAGCTAGAGGGTGCATTGCAAAATTTGGGAAAATTTGGAATGATTGGGTCAAATCTAAAGATATAACCCATAGTGCTGAGGGAGACGGGCCGGGATTGTTGTATCCAGACAGTGTGTAAgaacttctctgtcacacacctgTGCGTGTGATTTACAGAAATGTGATATGTTTtgtatgttttgttgttgtttctcttttttgaaaattaagaattgataaaaaaaagaaaacaagcaGTTGCCAGTAGAATCGACGCTGCTTCCCAGCACTGGAATATATCCCATAACTCAGCCCACCTTCGGCACATGCTAGATGGAATTCAGCTGAGGAAGCCGTTCGGGACTACCTTGGCCAAGAATCAAGTGTGAGCACAGGtgctccttttaaagagacactgaagcggaaaaaaaattatgatattatgatgtgtatgtgtagtacagctaagaaataaaacattaagatcagacacatcagtctaTTTGTtttttagtacaggaagagttaagaaactccagttgttatctctatgcaaaaaagccattaagctctacgactttcaaagtcgtggagagggctgttttctgacttttattatctcaactgttttctttttctctgccagaggagaggtcattagttcacagactgctctgaaagaatcattttgaatgctgagtgttgtgtaatctgcacatattagataatgatgcaatgttagaaaaaacactatatacctgaaaataaaaatatgagaatattttctttgctgctaatcttctagtaattattcatagtacacaaccaattcattatatcaaatattttttttcgcttcagtgtctctttaaggatgtcAGTTCATTAGTgggtatttaaaagttttaaagaagtaaccttttaattttttttagatttttgcgACGTCCTTTAATTTGATGTCCTTTATATTTAAAAGCCcatttagaatatttttttttacagatatggggccttattcaattcactttttctgctaaaTTTTTTCCTTAGTTTTATTTTcaaaccttgtcataaaatgccttttaagccaccagcaactaAGCAAGAGGGGCGGGAAAAGGGCGTGATTTGAGAGtatatactcagaataatttcggcagtacttttcacctacgtcTTGGTACCTTTTcacttgcagagtgctgaaaagttattttaaacataagatgaaaaatgatttcctaggagaaagaagaaaacttaaagtggtctgaaaatcTGACATAAAATTTAATAATAATGTGTttgcctactttttattacccatacatttaccatatttgcttttgtgcacaagtacggtaatattgtctgtctacaaattacaagtttccaaagtgtagtttatcttgccctgaaagctgccattgcattttattcccgctgctttttattatatattaaaatcttctaatgagctgttctgaactgtgtgtatgcctgaggcttctcagagagtgttttttacttgctacacacaaatgtatcaacattggaatgtaaacaaagatttttatctccagtctggattcAGATTTGAACCTGAATAGCCTttgcatagcaggacaaagtgctgtgtttacatttcagtgatgttctgctgtaATTTTTTCTGGgacagtagctttaaagctgttaaGGAATCATTTAGAgcaaaagtagaaatgctggctttcagagcactttaaagtgtacccgaggcggatACAATGGGCACaaatgagacacagaggcatgttcccatctaaaggacatgccactgtgtcccctctgtgccgatCTCTGTGCCCCCTGCACTCCATAGCCCCCCCCCCTGAATTCAAGGAGCTTGTCGGCAATCCTAGAGGGGAAGGGGTGTCCTTAGCAAGAAAAGCACTCTTGCATCACGCCCCTTTTTCCCGCCCATCAGGCCATCCTACTGGCTCTCCCCTACCTTTTTCCTGCCCCCTTTTCCTCCTCtgtgtgctctgtacacacagagcTGTGTGTGCAGTGTTGAGACCCCAGGGTCATAAAAGTAAAACTGCTTACCGGTGGACGAACGGAGCAACATGAGACATCGAGAAGTGGCTCAATCTTCTCAGGGAGGAATGCTGCTTCCAGTAAGTATGTTTATTTTACAGTAATATtctgccttgggttctctttaagccctttCATTGAATGCCATCCATTTTCATTAATACTGCCTGAGAAACGTTTATGTTCATCAttgtaaagagacactgaagtctatttttttaccttatttacgTATGCAGCtagcttcagcattaaattccaaGTGGATTTGCCGCATTCCTGCGTCATAACGAGGTATTTATGCTCTAGAAACAGCTGAGCAAAGTTCCACAAGCTTGCAGATCttccttcctggaagaggcagaactgtgcacagtagctctgcctcttatccagtcaatctccacctctccccgcccctctcagtcttctttcatagATAGAGGTGGATatcagcggagattgactggataggaggcagagctactacgcacagctctgcctccccgggcagcaaaatctgagaCTTGTAAAGTTGTGGAACTTTGCTGTGCTATTTCTTGGGCATAAATACCTCGTTCTGATGCAGGAATGCCACAAATCTGCttggaatttaatgctgaagctgGCTGCATATGTAAATAAGGTTAAAAAATagacttcaatgtctctttaataaGCTAAAGGTCCAcgataaaaaataacaataaacgcTAAAAAAATGGTCACTAACACAGAAATAGTGTTTTAATGGCTTTGCCACTTTTTATCGGTTTCATTTAAACTTTAACCACAACAAGAATTCACTTTTAATATTGTGACCATCAGTAACACAATACTTAAACCAaacggaagcaggaaaaaagggcaccgacaTAGACCCTAATGCAATTATTTTTAATACGGtgaaaaaaagtagaaaaaagggcacccgataaatattgttaataacattagaacgttaaagtttttgaagtatgtgatCATTTTAggagggggctggttagggttaggaaacacgggggggggggggggggaggaatgggggggggggttagttttaggcaccaccaggggaggattttgtgtgagggtagggttgggttaaattttttcagtgttttttttcttattacctgtaaaatgcatatatataaaaatatttattatcaaaaagtaccaccaaag
This DNA window, taken from Hyperolius riggenbachi isolate aHypRig1 chromosome 3, aHypRig1.pri, whole genome shotgun sequence, encodes the following:
- the LOC137562076 gene encoding probable N-acetyltransferase 16 is translated as MSEPSMAPVEFVPSTAEDYEELMSISEGIYNGIDYLPFRYHAWLKDPKRHMFLGKSEGRIVGFGSFLLVDEDETAVVEGLRVSPWLRGQGVAGMIQKFCIEKLRVDHPKVKRILLTHVNRPSPAMLKKYRLIHSKAVVTMILPFDQIEGTIKLLESRLGNVGQSNNYTILEPSEVLRLFEGTKTTEELLPGGLLVQHWLPLTAQRSNLEMLLKKGIVWMHQPENNADKEETNSSHPLSLSSPTTSQRGFLSLGTPLFPIPYGEATYCLDIDMFGVDPACAKIHVVQQLKLSIQDLPVGSNIICLVYAEESLRTELNHLFEGQTPFILATDEVILEMDIRGA